From a single Anaerolineales bacterium genomic region:
- the holA gene encoding DNA polymerase III subunit delta: protein MPTIFLLYGNDEFAIARKLKDFESEFSDSTTADMNMTRLEARTMSENDLNNAVNAMPFLAPKRLVFIAYPSAKYNNPAARKKFLEFLEKAPDTAKVILFDTVEKPKEADKHWLVKWADKKKPQVKSQGFFLPQQRDMPGWIINEAKNQGGNIEPPAAARLAEMTGVDTRQAGMEIAKLLAYVNWERSVRGSDVEAVCIVTSQQSVFDFVDALSQGNAKTAQKLLHRLLENEDAFSLWGMVVRQFRLLIQAREILDGRGNKDDVARALGVHPFVAEKTTGQAGRFTMESLESVYRQLLNIDEQVKTSQVTLDLALDTLVVELAR from the coding sequence ATGCCCACCATCTTCCTCCTCTACGGCAACGATGAATTCGCCATTGCGCGCAAACTCAAGGACTTCGAGTCCGAGTTTAGCGACTCCACCACAGCCGACATGAACATGACCCGTCTCGAAGCGCGCACGATGAGTGAGAACGACCTCAATAATGCGGTCAACGCCATGCCGTTCCTCGCGCCGAAGAGACTGGTTTTCATCGCTTATCCTTCTGCAAAATATAATAATCCAGCCGCCCGCAAAAAATTCCTGGAATTTTTAGAGAAAGCGCCCGATACGGCAAAGGTCATTTTGTTCGACACGGTGGAAAAACCGAAGGAAGCCGATAAACATTGGCTGGTAAAGTGGGCGGATAAGAAAAAACCGCAGGTCAAGTCGCAGGGATTTTTCCTGCCGCAGCAACGCGACATGCCCGGCTGGATCATCAACGAAGCGAAGAATCAAGGTGGGAATATCGAACCGCCCGCGGCGGCGCGTCTCGCTGAAATGACGGGCGTGGATACCCGTCAGGCGGGGATGGAAATCGCCAAACTGTTGGCATATGTCAACTGGGAGCGATCCGTTCGCGGGTCCGATGTGGAGGCGGTTTGTATCGTCACATCCCAGCAAAGCGTGTTCGATTTCGTCGATGCCTTGTCACAAGGCAATGCCAAAACGGCGCAGAAATTATTGCATCGTTTGTTGGAGAACGAAGACGCATTTTCGTTGTGGGGCATGGTCGTGCGTCAATTTCGTTTATTGATCCAGGCGCGTGAAATTTTGGATGGGCGGGGAAACAAAGATGATGTGGCGCGCGCTTTGGGTGTGCATCCATTCGTGGCAGAGAAGACCACCGGGCAGGCGGGGCGTTTCACGATGGAATCGCTTGAAAGCGTTTATCGTCAGTTATTAAACATCGATGAGCAAGTAAAAACGAGCCAAGTCACACTGGACCTGGCTCTGGATACGCTGGTGGTGGAATTGGCGCGCTAG
- a CDS encoding MGMT family protein, which produces MPSYSSPPNQQAYYEQVWNLVRQIPRGKAATYGQIAKMIPPPNGVDIEAYAAFAPRWVGGAMANCPDDVPWQRVINSQGKISERPGAERQRQLLEQEGVEFDAKDRVDLKKYGWKGLSSDEVEQPKLF; this is translated from the coding sequence ATGCCTTCCTATTCATCCCCTCCAAATCAACAAGCCTATTATGAACAAGTATGGAATCTCGTCCGCCAGATTCCACGCGGAAAAGCCGCCACCTATGGGCAGATCGCCAAAATGATTCCCCCGCCCAATGGCGTGGATATTGAAGCCTACGCCGCATTTGCTCCGCGTTGGGTGGGCGGCGCGATGGCAAACTGCCCCGATGATGTTCCCTGGCAGCGTGTCATCAATTCGCAAGGTAAGATCAGTGAACGACCTGGGGCGGAGAGACAGCGTCAATTGTTGGAGCAGGAAGGGGTGGAGTTCGATGCGAAGGATCGGGTTGATTTGAAGAAATATGGGTGGAAGGGTTTATCCAGTGATGAGGTCGAACAGCCAAAACTTTTCTAG
- a CDS encoding ATP-dependent Clp protease ATP-binding subunit — protein sequence MAGMERFTQRARRVLSLAHQEAERARQNSIGTEHLLLGLMDEEGGVAGRVLRELGMTPDRVREVVARVSAPPVTFDPNRIELAPETQQVLEFAVDEARRLGHHYIGTEHILLGLVRIESVAMEVLRRLGVTPDQIRRQTRRVLNESASSSPTPAAPTQGGRGASAANPKTPLVDQLASDLTSKAEEKKLDPVIGRQMEIERVIQILARRTKNNPALIGEPGVGKTAIVEGLAQRIVEGDVPAPLMNKRVLQLDVGSLVAGTMYRGQFEERLKRIIDELKQSGAILFIDEVHMLVGAGAAGSSVDAANILKPALSRGELQVIGATTLDEYRKHIESDAALERRFQPIQVDEPSEEETIAILKGIRGAYEEHHHLVISDEALEAAAHLSSRYVTERFLPDKAIDLIDESSSRVRMYKSPAAKHAKDLFSQLRQARQNRTLAQEEGNSEDIKEWEEREFDLGQQIERLRTGWDRATSPVVSAEDIAEVVSMWTGVPLMQLAEEESHRLLKMEDELRKAIIGQEDAIIAISRAVRRARAGLKDPKRPIGSFMFLGPTGVGKTELTKALAKFMFGSEDAAIQLDMSEFMERHTASRLVGAPPGYVGYEDAGQLTEALRRRPYSIVVFDEIEKAHPEVHNMLLQIMEEGHLSDAKGRKVDFRNAIIVMTSNIGADVIKRQSSLGFAMKRDEAVEEKLSYEEMRKKLSESLKRAFRPEFINRMDSVVIFRSLNKEDIQKIVSLELEKVAQRLKDHDLVLTATPEALSLLAEQGFDAEFGARPLRRVIQQKVEDPLSDKLLGGEFMTGDSVEVNINDDGEIMLEKTQEKLAEPSL from the coding sequence ATGGCTGGCATGGAAAGATTTACACAGCGAGCACGGCGTGTTCTCAGCCTCGCACATCAGGAAGCCGAACGCGCCCGCCAGAATAGCATTGGAACCGAGCATCTTCTGCTCGGATTAATGGACGAAGAAGGAGGCGTCGCAGGACGCGTCCTTCGCGAACTCGGCATGACCCCAGACCGCGTCCGCGAAGTGGTGGCGCGTGTTTCAGCGCCGCCTGTCACTTTTGATCCCAACCGCATCGAACTTGCGCCCGAAACCCAGCAAGTGCTTGAATTTGCCGTGGACGAGGCGCGCCGCCTCGGGCATCACTACATCGGAACCGAACACATCCTGCTCGGGCTGGTTCGCATTGAATCCGTCGCGATGGAAGTGCTCCGCAGACTTGGCGTGACGCCGGACCAGATCCGCCGCCAGACGCGCCGCGTGCTGAACGAATCCGCTTCATCCTCGCCGACACCTGCCGCACCCACCCAGGGCGGACGCGGCGCCTCAGCCGCCAATCCCAAAACCCCGCTCGTGGACCAACTCGCCTCGGATCTGACCTCCAAAGCCGAGGAGAAAAAACTCGACCCCGTCATCGGGCGGCAGATGGAGATCGAGCGCGTCATCCAGATTTTGGCACGCCGCACCAAGAACAACCCCGCGCTCATCGGCGAACCCGGCGTCGGCAAGACCGCCATCGTCGAAGGACTCGCCCAACGCATCGTCGAAGGCGATGTCCCTGCGCCGCTCATGAACAAACGCGTCCTGCAATTGGATGTCGGTTCGCTCGTGGCTGGCACGATGTACCGCGGTCAGTTCGAGGAAAGGCTCAAGCGCATCATAGATGAGTTGAAACAATCGGGCGCGATCCTGTTCATAGACGAGGTTCACATGCTCGTCGGGGCGGGAGCCGCAGGGTCCTCCGTCGATGCGGCAAACATCCTCAAGCCAGCCTTATCCCGCGGCGAATTGCAGGTCATCGGCGCGACCACGCTCGATGAATACCGCAAGCACATCGAATCGGATGCCGCGCTCGAACGCCGCTTCCAACCCATCCAAGTGGACGAACCCTCCGAGGAGGAAACCATCGCCATCCTCAAGGGCATTCGCGGCGCGTATGAAGAACATCACCACCTCGTCATCTCCGACGAGGCGCTCGAAGCCGCCGCGCACCTGTCCTCGCGCTACGTCACCGAACGCTTTTTACCCGACAAAGCCATCGACCTGATCGATGAATCATCATCGCGCGTACGCATGTACAAAAGCCCCGCCGCGAAACATGCCAAGGACTTATTCAGTCAACTGCGCCAGGCGCGCCAGAACCGCACCCTCGCGCAGGAGGAAGGCAACAGCGAAGACATCAAGGAATGGGAAGAACGCGAGTTTGACCTCGGTCAGCAGATCGAACGTCTGCGCACCGGCTGGGACCGCGCCACCAGCCCCGTCGTCTCGGCGGAGGATATCGCCGAAGTTGTCTCCATGTGGACGGGCGTGCCGCTCATGCAGCTGGCAGAGGAAGAATCCCATCGCCTGCTCAAGATGGAAGATGAACTCCGCAAAGCCATCATCGGGCAGGAAGATGCGATCATCGCCATCTCCCGCGCCGTACGCCGCGCGCGCGCCGGGTTGAAAGACCCCAAACGCCCCATCGGTTCCTTCATGTTCCTCGGACCGACCGGCGTCGGCAAGACCGAACTCACCAAGGCGCTCGCCAAGTTCATGTTCGGCAGCGAAGACGCCGCCATTCAACTCGACATGTCCGAGTTCATGGAACGGCACACCGCCTCCCGCCTTGTCGGCGCGCCTCCCGGCTACGTCGGCTACGAGGACGCAGGTCAACTGACCGAAGCGCTGCGCCGCCGTCCGTATTCCATCGTCGTCTTCGACGAGATCGAAAAGGCGCACCCCGAAGTCCATAACATGCTGTTGCAGATCATGGAAGAAGGTCACCTCAGCGATGCAAAGGGACGCAAGGTGGATTTCCGCAACGCCATCATCGTCATGACCTCCAACATCGGCGCGGACGTCATCAAACGGCAATCCTCCCTCGGCTTCGCCATGAAGCGCGATGAGGCTGTCGAAGAAAAACTTTCCTACGAAGAAATGCGCAAGAAGTTGAGCGAATCGCTCAAACGCGCCTTCCGCCCCGAATTCATCAACCGCATGGATTCTGTCGTCATCTTCCGCTCGCTTAACAAGGAAGACATCCAGAAGATCGTCTCTCTCGAACTGGAGAAGGTCGCCCAGCGCCTCAAAGACCATGACCTGGTGCTGACCGCCACACCTGAGGCTTTGTCCTTGCTGGCAGAGCAGGGCTTCGATGCCGAGTTTGGTGCCCGTCCGCTGCGCCGCGTCATCCAGCAGAAGGTCGAAGATCCCCTGTCCGACAAATTGCTCGGCGGCGAATTCATGACCGGCGACTCTGTTGAAGTAAACATCAACGACGACGGCGAGATTATGCTCGAAAAAACGCAGGAAAAACTCGCCGAGCCGAGTTTGTAA
- a CDS encoding FAD-dependent oxidoreductase, with product MAKPVIFTIDDDSAVLSSIERDLRSRYGRDYRILPIDSGAVALDYLKKLQERGEPVALFLVDQRMPAISGTEFLAEAIKSQPQAKRVLLTAYADTQAAIDSINEIGLDYYLMKPWHPPEERLYPILDELLEDWKAHVRLPYEGIRVAGTQWSLSSHQVKDFLTRHQIPYQWLDIEKDANARQLVDGLSSETTKLPVVFFPDGSLLTQPNLKELADKAGLQTRAELPFYDIVIIGSGPAGLAAAVYGGSEGYRCLVVEKGAPGGQAGSSPKIENYLGFPSGISGDDLARRAVSQAKRFGVEILSAQEASRVFVRDAYRIVTLADGTEISCHAVLIATGASFHMLKMPGADKFTGAGIYYGAAYTEAVNYKDRHVFVAGGANSAAQGAMYLSRFASKVTMLIRGPQPTASKYLVDAMNDNEKVELLLNTDLMEVKGGNTLEQIIVKNAKTNEARTFDAAALFVFIGVRPQSQVVADLVMRNEKGYIFTGPDTLVDNRPPPGWTLERTPFLLETSVPGIFAAGDVRFGTNHRVASAAGEGAVAFALMKEYLKTL from the coding sequence ATGGCAAAACCCGTGATCTTCACCATCGATGATGATTCCGCCGTTCTAAGTTCGATAGAACGCGATCTGCGTTCCCGCTACGGGCGGGATTACCGCATCCTGCCGATCGATTCGGGAGCCGTTGCGCTGGATTATCTAAAGAAATTACAGGAACGCGGCGAACCTGTCGCGCTGTTTTTGGTGGATCAACGCATGCCCGCCATCAGCGGAACGGAATTCCTTGCCGAGGCGATCAAATCCCAGCCGCAGGCGAAGCGGGTTCTGCTCACCGCCTACGCCGATACGCAAGCCGCCATCGATTCCATCAATGAGATCGGGCTTGATTATTATTTGATGAAGCCGTGGCATCCGCCGGAGGAACGGCTGTATCCCATCCTCGATGAACTGCTGGAGGACTGGAAAGCCCATGTGCGGCTGCCTTATGAAGGGATCCGCGTCGCGGGGACGCAGTGGTCGTTATCCAGTCATCAGGTCAAGGATTTTCTGACGAGGCACCAGATCCCCTATCAATGGCTGGACATCGAAAAGGATGCGAATGCGCGCCAGCTGGTGGACGGGCTTTCCTCCGAAACGACAAAACTCCCCGTCGTATTCTTTCCCGATGGAAGCCTATTGACCCAGCCGAATTTGAAGGAACTGGCGGATAAAGCCGGTCTGCAAACACGCGCCGAACTCCCGTTTTACGACATCGTGATCATCGGCAGCGGTCCCGCCGGGCTGGCAGCCGCGGTGTATGGAGGTTCGGAAGGGTATCGCTGTCTTGTCGTCGAAAAAGGCGCGCCGGGCGGGCAGGCAGGCAGCAGCCCGAAGATCGAGAATTATCTCGGTTTTCCCAGCGGCATCTCCGGGGACGATCTCGCCCGCCGCGCGGTGTCGCAGGCAAAGCGTTTCGGCGTGGAGATTCTGTCCGCGCAGGAGGCAAGCCGGGTCTTCGTCAGGGATGCGTATCGCATCGTCACACTGGCAGATGGAACGGAGATTTCCTGTCATGCAGTGTTGATCGCCACCGGCGCTTCATTCCACATGTTGAAAATGCCCGGCGCGGACAAATTCACCGGCGCGGGGATCTATTACGGCGCGGCGTACACCGAGGCGGTGAATTACAAAGACCGGCACGTGTTTGTGGCGGGCGGCGCGAACTCCGCCGCGCAGGGAGCCATGTACCTGAGCCGGTTCGCAAGCAAGGTCACAATGCTGATCCGCGGTCCACAGCCCACCGCTTCGAAATATCTTGTGGATGCGATGAACGACAATGAAAAGGTCGAGCTATTATTGAACACCGACCTGATGGAAGTGAAGGGCGGCAACACGCTGGAACAGATCATCGTCAAAAACGCGAAAACCAATGAAGCCCGGACCTTCGATGCGGCGGCGTTGTTCGTCTTCATCGGCGTCCGCCCGCAAAGTCAGGTAGTCGCCGACCTCGTGATGCGCAACGAAAAAGGATACATTTTCACGGGTCCCGATACGCTGGTGGATAACAGACCGCCTCCCGGCTGGACCTTGGAGCGGACCCCGTTCCTGTTGGAGACCAGTGTCCCGGGCATTTTCGCGGCGGGCGATGTGCGCTTTGGAACCAACCATCGCGTGGCATCCGCGGCAGGTGAGGGCGCCGTTGCCTTTGCCTTGATGAAGGAATATTTGAAAACGCTGTGA
- a CDS encoding tetratricopeptide repeat protein: MTKQELFKQADYTFQRGNRGLAKKYLTEYLSAHPDDEAAWMLMARIVEDKQGRMKCYERTLKINPGNNEARIGISRVRSTNPTLPRSGNGNSNTDLWQPKPNPYKKALRAALSVLVVAILFGTTTLVVARNNPESKMAQILAISTPDLYSDSVFAGDVAPETRAQVGMNYPQYAPLVDALIGFAVENSKNGMEGAPERPGAEIMVSEKAGLEAKSLLENALPQSGSLSSITITEQQVTSWLAMGMQNNPDLPLDDVQVYLRNGKIQVWGVVTGNDTSTSALIIGTISIDGNKHPRFKIESIQIGQQTIPSLLTAQVESWLNQSLTDKINGHLPGLELMNVNVTNGLITISGMR; this comes from the coding sequence ATGACAAAACAAGAACTTTTCAAGCAAGCCGATTACACCTTCCAGCGCGGAAACCGCGGACTGGCAAAAAAGTATTTGACCGAATACCTATCCGCCCACCCGGACGATGAAGCCGCTTGGATGCTCATGGCGCGCATCGTAGAAGATAAACAGGGCAGGATGAAATGCTACGAACGCACGCTCAAGATCAATCCGGGCAATAACGAAGCCAGGATCGGGATTTCCCGCGTACGATCCACCAACCCCACCCTGCCGAGATCCGGCAACGGCAATTCCAATACCGACCTTTGGCAGCCAAAGCCAAACCCTTACAAAAAAGCACTGCGTGCGGCGCTGTCAGTGCTGGTTGTGGCGATTCTTTTCGGCACGACCACGCTCGTTGTGGCGCGCAACAATCCCGAATCGAAGATGGCACAGATACTGGCAATTTCCACGCCCGATTTGTACAGCGATTCGGTATTTGCAGGCGATGTCGCGCCGGAAACCCGCGCCCAAGTGGGCATGAATTATCCCCAGTATGCTCCCCTCGTGGATGCGTTGATCGGTTTTGCAGTGGAGAACTCAAAGAACGGCATGGAAGGCGCGCCGGAGCGCCCGGGCGCCGAGATCATGGTCTCTGAAAAGGCTGGCTTGGAGGCAAAATCCCTGCTGGAGAACGCCCTGCCGCAATCCGGATCGTTGTCATCCATCACGATCACGGAACAGCAGGTCACCTCCTGGCTGGCAATGGGAATGCAAAACAATCCCGACCTGCCATTGGATGATGTACAAGTTTATTTGCGGAACGGGAAAATACAGGTCTGGGGTGTTGTGACGGGAAATGATACATCGACCTCCGCTCTTATCATCGGCACGATTAGTATTGACGGGAACAAACATCCCCGCTTCAAGATCGAATCCATCCAGATCGGTCAACAGACCATCCCCAGCCTGTTGACAGCGCAGGTCGAATCCTGGCTGAACCAATCTCTTACAGATAAGATCAACGGGCACTTGCCGGGTTTGGAACTGATGAATGTCAATGTGACCAACGGGTTGATCACCATCTCAGGAATGAGGTAA
- the msrA gene encoding peptide-methionine (S)-S-oxide reductase MsrA yields MSTNYETITLAGGCFWCLEAVYDEVKGVLSVDSGYANGHVPNPTYRAVCNGDTGHAEVVQIKFDPSVITLRDLLNIFFTIHDPTTLNRQGADVGTQYRSGIYYHSEDQKREAEQVIRELEAQKVWDQAIVTEIEPLKDFYIAEDYHQEYFAKNPYQPYCMAVVAPKVSKFRKHFLELWKKQSA; encoded by the coding sequence ATGAGCACAAATTATGAGACCATCACGCTGGCTGGAGGCTGTTTCTGGTGTCTTGAAGCCGTATATGACGAAGTGAAGGGCGTCCTTTCTGTAGATTCAGGCTACGCCAATGGACATGTCCCCAACCCGACCTATCGCGCCGTCTGCAACGGCGACACGGGGCACGCCGAGGTGGTTCAGATCAAATTCGACCCGTCGGTCATCACCCTCCGCGACCTGCTCAACATCTTCTTCACGATCCATGACCCGACTACGCTCAACCGCCAGGGTGCGGACGTGGGCACGCAATACCGTTCGGGAATCTACTATCACAGCGAGGATCAGAAACGGGAGGCGGAGCAGGTTATTCGTGAGTTGGAGGCGCAGAAGGTCTGGGACCAAGCCATCGTCACCGAGATCGAACCGCTCAAGGATTTCTACATCGCCGAAGACTATCATCAGGAATATTTCGCGAAGAACCCTTACCAGCCGTATTGCATGGCGGTTGTCGCACCGAAGGTCAGCAAGTTCCGCAAGCACTTTTTGGAGTTGTGGAAAAAACAGTCGGCGTAA
- the surE gene encoding 5'/3'-nucleotidase SurE — MHILVTNDDGVQAPGLLALAQEMRKLGKVTVFAPDKNWSASGHVKTMERPLRVKETILADGTSAFASDGAPSDCVALPMLGLIEEQIDLVVSGINPNANIGHDVTYSGTVTAAMEAVIAGVKGIAVSLDSPEGHKGPLDYSTAAVVAKRIAEQVIADGLPEGVVLNVNVPYLKESELKGYMITRQGLRVYRDALDVRIDPRGKPYYWIGGEAPTGVAEDGTDFGALAQGYVSITPLQLDLTHVRAMDVLKKWKFE, encoded by the coding sequence ATGCATATTCTTGTAACTAACGATGACGGCGTACAGGCGCCCGGACTTCTCGCACTCGCGCAGGAGATGCGCAAACTCGGCAAAGTGACCGTCTTTGCGCCGGATAAGAACTGGTCAGCTTCGGGGCATGTGAAGACGATGGAACGTCCCTTGCGGGTGAAGGAGACCATCCTTGCAGATGGCACTTCCGCATTTGCATCGGATGGCGCACCGTCGGATTGTGTGGCGTTGCCCATGCTCGGTCTCATCGAGGAGCAGATCGATCTCGTCGTTTCGGGCATCAATCCCAACGCCAACATCGGGCATGACGTGACTTATTCCGGCACGGTCACTGCCGCGATGGAAGCGGTCATCGCAGGCGTGAAGGGCATCGCAGTCTCGCTGGATTCGCCGGAGGGGCACAAAGGTCCACTCGACTACTCAACTGCCGCCGTAGTCGCGAAGCGCATTGCGGAACAGGTCATCGCGGACGGTCTGCCAGAAGGCGTCGTCTTGAATGTCAATGTGCCGTATCTTAAAGAGTCCGAACTCAAGGGATATATGATCACCCGTCAGGGACTGCGCGTCTATCGCGATGCGCTCGATGTGCGCATTGACCCGCGCGGCAAGCCGTATTACTGGATCGGCGGTGAAGCGCCAACGGGCGTGGCGGAGGACGGCACCGACTTCGGCGCGCTCGCGCAGGGATACGTATCCATCACGCCGCTGCAATTGGACTTGACGCATGTCAGGGCGATGGATGTGTTGAAGAAGTGGAAATTTGAGTGA
- a CDS encoding DUF2721 domain-containing protein — protein MNSINELIPVLQTAVGPVILISGVGLLLLSMTNRFSRIIDRARNLLAISETQSGPVQQKTLAQIDILWSQAKLIRLSILFAAISLLCAALLIIILFITALFGIEDAWLLSLIFVVCMGSLIASLIVFITDINRSLSAFKVELYGYETKQEG, from the coding sequence GTGAACTCCATCAACGAACTTATCCCCGTCTTGCAAACCGCCGTCGGACCGGTCATTCTGATCTCTGGTGTTGGCTTGCTTCTACTCAGTATGACCAATCGCTTTTCGCGCATTATCGACCGTGCCCGCAATTTACTGGCAATCTCTGAAACCCAAAGTGGACCTGTTCAACAGAAGACGCTTGCTCAGATCGATATATTGTGGAGTCAGGCAAAGTTGATTCGCCTTTCGATCCTTTTCGCAGCCATCAGTCTGTTGTGCGCGGCATTGCTCATCATCATTCTGTTCATCACCGCGCTGTTCGGCATTGAAGATGCATGGCTGTTGAGCCTCATCTTTGTCGTCTGCATGGGATCGTTGATCGCATCTCTGATCGTTTTTATCACTGATATCAACCGCTCGCTCTCGGCTTTCAAGGTGGAGTTGTATGGGTATGAGACCAAACAGGAAGGATGA
- a CDS encoding DUF6391 domain-containing protein — protein sequence MLNFPLILETRRNHALEHATIHLLARRHPGKRMAGHSNPTGFFLLGDLTTQQVWESATEAHTRLNSGESELAIHPGCGTNLATTALLSATFAWAPLRATRSTLWRFLLIPFALTFALVGFSLSKPLGPWLQKHVTTEANLGSMQIVDIVPVRKGVHRVITK from the coding sequence ATGCTCAACTTTCCCCTCATTCTCGAAACGCGGCGCAACCACGCGCTCGAACATGCCACCATTCACCTGCTCGCGCGCAGGCATCCCGGCAAACGCATGGCGGGACATTCCAATCCCACCGGCTTCTTCCTGCTCGGCGACCTGACCACCCAACAGGTTTGGGAATCCGCCACGGAAGCGCACACGCGACTCAATTCTGGTGAAAGCGAACTTGCCATCCATCCCGGCTGCGGGACCAACCTCGCGACCACCGCGCTTCTTTCCGCGACCTTTGCCTGGGCGCCGCTTCGAGCGACTCGATCCACCCTCTGGCGATTCCTGCTCATCCCCTTCGCATTGACATTTGCCCTCGTCGGATTCAGCCTGAGCAAACCGCTTGGACCGTGGCTCCAGAAACACGTCACCACCGAAGCGAATTTGGGTTCCATGCAGATCGTGGATATTGTGCCCGTCCGCAAGGGTGTTCATCGGGTGATCACCAAGTAA
- a CDS encoding tRNA-dihydrouridine synthase: protein MNEGKTPNFFIRDIPIHGDTILAPMDGYSDWPFRSICRELGSAMSYTEFVKVEKILSRSKEPAKRLFFKQAERPITFQIYGEDSDLILQAALKIQELKPDIIDLNMGCPAKTIADRGAGVGMMPSPLRIARTFRKLVKHLRVPVTGKIRLGWDKNKNYKLIARVVEEEGGSLVAVHGRTKEQRYAGNADWDAIAEVKSLVKIPVIGSGDVKTVADIDRMKNHTGVDAVMIGRGAIPNPWIFSRLDRDQVPPDALKQTIRKHLERCVEFYGEEDGQRLFRKNAVQYVMMQHLTRDERKEILKSRPSAEFLELLERIYDSPIMQA from the coding sequence ATGAACGAAGGCAAGACACCCAATTTCTTTATCCGCGACATCCCCATCCACGGCGATACCATCCTCGCGCCGATGGACGGGTATTCCGACTGGCCCTTCCGCTCGATCTGCCGCGAACTCGGCTCGGCAATGAGTTACACCGAATTCGTCAAGGTGGAGAAGATCCTCAGCCGTTCGAAGGAACCTGCCAAACGACTGTTCTTCAAGCAAGCCGAACGCCCCATCACATTCCAAATATACGGCGAGGATTCGGATCTCATCCTGCAAGCCGCGTTGAAAATCCAGGAACTCAAACCCGACATCATTGACCTGAACATGGGCTGTCCCGCAAAAACCATCGCGGACCGCGGCGCGGGCGTCGGCATGATGCCCTCCCCGCTGCGCATCGCGCGCACGTTCCGCAAACTGGTCAAACATCTGCGCGTGCCGGTGACGGGAAAGATCCGCCTCGGCTGGGATAAAAATAAAAATTACAAACTCATCGCCCGCGTCGTCGAAGAGGAAGGCGGCTCGCTGGTCGCTGTGCATGGGCGGACAAAGGAACAACGCTACGCGGGCAACGCCGATTGGGATGCGATCGCCGAAGTAAAATCGCTGGTCAAGATTCCCGTCATCGGCAGCGGCGACGTAAAAACCGTCGCGGACATCGACCGTATGAAAAATCACACAGGTGTGGATGCCGTCATGATCGGGCGCGGCGCGATCCCCAACCCATGGATATTTTCACGCCTCGACCGCGATCAGGTCCCGCCAGATGCGCTGAAGCAGACCATCCGTAAACACCTTGAGCGCTGCGTTGAATTCTACGGCGAAGAGGACGGTCAACGTTTGTTCCGCAAGAACGCCGTCCAATACGTGATGATGCAACACCTCACCCGTGACGAGCGCAAGGAGATTCTCAAATCGCGTCCATCAGCCGAGTTCCTGGAACTGCTCGAAAGAATCTACGACTCGCCCATCATGCAAGCCTAA
- a CDS encoding nucleoside triphosphate pyrophosphohydrolase family protein — protein sequence MNFTDYQTKSRVTAKYPAIGHGVIYPTLGLVNEAGEVAGKIKKIFRDKDGVVGEAEREALKAELGDVLWYIAQVCTELDLSLDEVAESNLTKLLDRQARGKIQGDGDNR from the coding sequence ATGAACTTCACAGACTACCAAACCAAATCCCGCGTTACCGCGAAATATCCCGCCATTGGGCATGGGGTCATCTACCCGACTCTCGGTCTGGTCAACGAGGCGGGAGAAGTGGCGGGGAAGATCAAGAAGATTTTTAGAGACAAGGACGGGGTCGTCGGCGAAGCGGAACGGGAAGCGCTCAAAGCCGAACTCGGCGACGTCCTGTGGTACATTGCCCAAGTCTGCACCGAGCTGGATCTTTCCCTCGACGAAGTTGCCGAATCCAATTTAACCAAACTTTTGGACAGGCAGGCGCGCGGTAAGATTCAGGGCGATGGGGACAACCGATAA